From Candidatus Tisiphia endosymbiont of Melanophora roralis, a single genomic window includes:
- the lepB gene encoding signal peptidase I: MQRTAAVTNKKTQIKEYTSFIFTIFLALMIRFFVMELFFVPTGSMKATVLENDYIFSTKYSYGYSNYSFPFSPNILNGRIWASQPQRGDIIVFRPPNNMDIRFIKRLIGLPGDKVQLINDVVYINDKAIERTEIGTYTSGEGKNYIKYKEILPNGVSYFSYKLKQNNHSLVNKYGNTESFYVPEGKYFFLGDNRDESNDSRIDLGFVPFKNFIAKGQFIIFSTKEELWQSDIGIINQILRVGTWLTSIRFNRIFTSLYTDKI; this comes from the coding sequence ATGCAAAGAACAGCTGCGGTTACCAACAAAAAAACACAAATTAAAGAATATACTTCTTTTATCTTTACAATATTTTTGGCACTGATGATAAGATTTTTTGTCATGGAACTTTTTTTTGTGCCAACAGGTTCAATGAAAGCAACAGTGCTAGAGAATGATTATATTTTTTCAACAAAATATTCTTATGGATATAGTAATTATTCTTTTCCTTTTAGTCCCAATATTTTGAATGGGAGAATATGGGCGTCACAGCCACAAAGAGGAGATATAATAGTTTTTCGCCCACCAAATAATATGGATATTCGATTTATAAAAAGACTAATTGGGCTACCTGGAGATAAAGTACAATTAATCAATGATGTAGTGTATATAAATGATAAAGCCATAGAACGCACTGAAATTGGTACATATACAAGTGGAGAAGGAAAAAATTATATAAAATATAAAGAAATATTACCTAATGGTGTAAGTTATTTTTCTTATAAATTAAAACAAAATAATCATTCATTAGTAAATAAATATGGTAATACGGAGAGCTTTTATGTACCAGAAGGTAAGTATTTCTTTCTTGGAGATAACAGAGATGAATCGAATGATAGTAGGATAGATCTAGGATTTGTACCGTTTAAAAATTTTATAGCCAAAGGACAATTTATTATTTTTTCTACAAAAGAAGAATTATGGCAAAGTGATATTGGGATAATTAATCAAATACTCCGTGTTGGTACTTGGCTGACATCTATTAGATTTAACAGAATATTTACATCCCTTTATACAGATAAAATATAA
- the rnc gene encoding ribonuclease III — protein MITSKESALSAPENLEQDIGYNFNNKDILLEALSHPSLKQHTLKHGIQKNYERLELLGDAIINFIITEILFKNFSTYDEGKLAKIRAYLVCKESLCKVAAKINLSDYIIMTHGEAVLGGRQNPNNIENTMEALIAAIYLDSNIDTTQKIVYDLWYEFISITDLTDYDPKTTLQELAQSKGIERPVYEVIKREGSPHASIFTVLVKMEAYQQTGTGHSVKEAEKVAARKLMNYLNKL, from the coding sequence ATGATAACAAGTAAAGAATCAGCTCTTTCTGCTCCGGAAAATCTTGAACAAGATATAGGATATAATTTTAATAATAAAGATATTTTACTTGAAGCGTTAAGTCATCCTTCCCTTAAGCAACATACCCTAAAGCATGGAATTCAAAAAAACTATGAACGTTTAGAATTACTTGGTGATGCAATAATTAATTTTATCATTACTGAAATTTTATTTAAAAATTTCTCTACTTATGATGAGGGGAAATTAGCAAAAATTAGAGCATATCTAGTCTGTAAAGAATCACTTTGCAAAGTAGCTGCAAAAATCAATTTGTCAGACTATATTATTATGACCCATGGCGAAGCAGTATTAGGGGGAAGACAAAACCCTAATAATATTGAGAATACTATGGAAGCATTAATTGCTGCCATTTATCTTGATAGTAATATTGATACGACCCAAAAAATAGTATATGATTTGTGGTATGAGTTTATATCTATTACTGATTTAACTGATTATGACCCTAAAACTACTCTTCAGGAATTAGCACAAAGCAAGGGAATTGAAAGACCCGTGTATGAAGTGATAAAAAGAGAAGGATCTCCACACGCATCTATCTTCACTGTATTAGTAAAAATGGAAGCCTACCAACAAACTGGTACTGGTCATTCAGTTAAAGAAGCAGAAAAAGTTGCGGCTCGTAAATTAATGAACTACCTCAACAAGTTGTAA
- the era gene encoding GTPase Era, translated as MGISQKTISLCIIGKPNAGKSSLLNKLIGQKISIVTNKVQTTRSIITGIVTIKDTQLIILDTPGIFEPKKQLEKAMVRCAWSSLHGVDLVLLIIDSTKPIDQFTLQILKKLQNLKINLMFLLNKIDIPSKYLEEIENIIRSQFINANIFKISVLNGENINNLLSYIQSQAELSPWLYEEDNVTNLPMRFLAAEITREQLFLNLHQELPYNLTVQTEMWQENNDNSIKIHQVIVVSKNSYKTIILGKNGCKIKEIGSKARIEMQLAFDCKIHLFLFVKVRELWENDPHSYSHMRLQQTSISD; from the coding sequence GTGGGAATATCTCAAAAGACAATTTCTCTATGTATAATCGGTAAACCAAATGCTGGTAAATCATCATTATTAAACAAACTTATTGGACAAAAAATCTCCATAGTAACGAATAAAGTTCAAACGACTCGCTCCATTATAACTGGAATAGTTACTATAAAAGATACGCAGCTGATAATACTAGATACTCCAGGTATATTTGAGCCAAAGAAACAGCTGGAAAAAGCAATGGTACGGTGTGCATGGTCAAGTTTACATGGTGTAGATTTAGTTTTATTGATAATAGATAGTACGAAACCTATAGACCAATTTACTTTACAAATACTAAAAAAATTACAAAATCTTAAAATAAATTTAATGTTTTTGTTAAATAAGATCGATATTCCTTCTAAATACCTAGAAGAAATAGAAAATATTATAAGGTCTCAGTTCATAAATGCTAATATATTTAAAATATCCGTTTTAAACGGCGAGAATATCAATAACTTACTAAGTTACATACAAAGCCAAGCAGAGCTGTCGCCTTGGCTATACGAAGAAGATAATGTTACTAACCTACCTATGCGGTTTTTAGCAGCTGAGATAACTAGGGAACAATTATTCTTGAATCTCCACCAAGAATTACCTTATAATTTAACTGTTCAAACTGAAATGTGGCAGGAGAATAATGATAACTCTATCAAAATTCATCAGGTAATAGTGGTTTCAAAGAATTCTTATAAGACTATTATTTTAGGAAAAAATGGTTGTAAAATTAAAGAAATAGGATCTAAGGCAAGAATAGAGATGCAGCTAGCTTTTGATTGTAAAATTCACCTTTTCCTTTTTGTGAAAGTACGTGAGCTTTGGGAAAATGATCCACACTCATATAGCCATATGAGATTGCAACAAACCTCAATTTCGGATTAA
- the recO gene encoding DNA repair protein RecO: MNFKDIGIIIAKKPLKENTAIITVFTENHGLYSGVIRETSKKFGSVNQQGNIVDFFWQARLHEHLGMAKCELIKSYAGLLITNKIKLYAFNSIISLIKMAFHEREKHNKFFPIFVKYLSSLANSFIFEEYIKFELAILQESGYGLDLYKCAVTGSRENLGYVSPKSGRAVCLSEGLPYQDRLLILPQFLTSTNSQITNNDKKQAFNLTTYFFHRYFFHNQQQLHARENFIEYIIRFATLTL; the protein is encoded by the coding sequence ATGAATTTTAAAGATATAGGTATAATAATTGCCAAAAAACCACTAAAAGAAAATACGGCTATTATTACAGTTTTTACTGAAAATCATGGCTTATATTCCGGTGTAATACGAGAAACATCTAAAAAATTTGGCTCTGTAAATCAACAAGGTAATATTGTTGATTTTTTTTGGCAAGCTAGATTACACGAGCATCTAGGAATGGCTAAATGCGAATTAATAAAATCTTACGCTGGTCTTTTAATAACTAATAAAATTAAGCTTTACGCTTTTAATTCAATTATTAGCCTTATTAAGATGGCATTTCATGAAAGAGAAAAACACAATAAATTTTTCCCAATTTTTGTAAAATATTTAAGTAGTCTAGCAAATAGTTTTATTTTTGAGGAATATATTAAATTTGAATTAGCCATACTTCAAGAATCAGGCTATGGTCTTGATCTGTATAAATGTGCGGTAACAGGTAGTAGGGAGAATCTAGGTTATGTCTCGCCAAAATCTGGAAGAGCTGTATGCTTATCAGAGGGGTTACCGTATCAAGACAGGCTTCTAATCTTACCACAATTCCTAACCTCCACTAATAGCCAAATTACTAATAATGATAAAAAACAAGCTTTTAATTTAACTACATATTTTTTTCACCGGTATTTCTTTCACAACCAACAACAACTACATGCACGAGAGAATTTCATAGAATATATTATTCGATTCGCAACACTCACATTGTAA
- the rpoD gene encoding RNA polymerase sigma factor RpoD, whose protein sequence is MTEAKEKIDVKGTAVGTAVDNLVKTAKEKGTAVTYYDLNKVIPMTNNISVNDLEKVISKFSEAGVDIIEGDDDEIKLDINVDDEFKLSNNVDREPEDESEEENLGTTDDPVRLYLRDMGGVGLFSRETEIEVAQDIEEGKEIMVKSLCENPISMKFFIKWHEDLVNEKILLRDLIDLEANMLNGDDSNSEENQNNYIESDHEEHEEASNLSIATIELQLLPSVIKRMEKVSKLSEELLIEAKKHYTRYPQPKGLHDNKKYTKNLQLLIIEISSIHFHSKRTEEILNKIYSLNRELVTKEGSFLKLAEKYGISRQNFLNEYMGAVIDESWKRQMQKNRQSNWKNFLAKESDAIDQMISELKTMEMTIGLPIIEFKKLVHTIQKGERQVLRAKKAMIEANLRLVISIAKKYANRGLQFLDLIQEGNIGLMKAVDKFDYRRGYKFSTYATWWIRQAITRAIADQARTIRIPVHMIETINKIIRTSRQMLNELGYEPTPAEIAARLSMPVDKVRKVMKIAKEPISLENPIGDDDGSYLGDFIEDKNAVLPLDAAIQSNLREVTTRVLATLTPREERVLRMRFGIGMSTDHTLEEVGQQFNVTRERIRQIESKALRKLKHPTRSKKLSSFRGGSRKQNNSSDSAFGG, encoded by the coding sequence ATGACAGAAGCAAAAGAGAAAATAGATGTGAAAGGTACTGCAGTTGGTACTGCAGTTGATAACCTAGTTAAAACAGCTAAAGAAAAAGGCACTGCAGTCACTTATTATGATCTAAATAAAGTCATTCCAATGACTAATAATATATCAGTAAACGATTTAGAAAAGGTAATATCAAAGTTTTCTGAGGCTGGAGTTGATATTATAGAAGGTGATGATGACGAGATCAAACTTGATATTAATGTAGATGATGAATTTAAACTATCTAATAATGTTGATCGTGAGCCTGAAGACGAAAGTGAAGAAGAAAATTTAGGTACGACCGATGATCCAGTAAGATTATATTTACGAGATATGGGAGGAGTTGGACTTTTTTCTCGTGAGACTGAAATAGAAGTAGCCCAAGATATTGAAGAAGGCAAAGAGATAATGGTTAAGTCACTTTGTGAAAATCCAATATCGATGAAATTCTTTATAAAATGGCATGAAGATTTAGTTAATGAAAAAATACTACTCCGAGATTTGATTGATCTAGAAGCTAATATGCTCAACGGGGATGATAGTAATTCTGAAGAGAATCAAAATAATTATATAGAATCAGATCATGAAGAACATGAAGAAGCTAGTAATTTATCAATAGCTACTATTGAGTTACAGTTATTACCTAGTGTTATCAAGCGTATGGAAAAAGTTTCTAAACTTTCTGAAGAGTTGTTAATTGAGGCAAAAAAACATTACACACGTTATCCTCAGCCTAAAGGATTGCATGATAACAAAAAATATACCAAGAATCTACAATTACTAATTATTGAAATTTCTAGTATCCATTTTCACTCTAAAAGGACAGAAGAAATTCTAAATAAAATATATAGTCTAAATAGAGAATTAGTAACTAAAGAAGGGAGCTTCCTTAAATTAGCTGAGAAATATGGCATAAGTCGTCAGAACTTCCTAAATGAATATATGGGAGCAGTAATTGATGAAAGCTGGAAAAGGCAAATGCAAAAAAATAGGCAATCTAATTGGAAAAATTTCCTTGCTAAAGAATCTGATGCTATTGATCAAATGATTAGTGAATTAAAAACCATGGAAATGACTATTGGTTTGCCAATTATTGAATTTAAAAAGTTAGTGCATACAATACAAAAGGGTGAAAGACAAGTCCTTAGGGCAAAAAAAGCTATGATAGAGGCTAATCTGCGTCTAGTTATCTCAATTGCTAAAAAATATGCAAATCGTGGATTACAGTTTTTAGATTTAATTCAGGAAGGAAATATTGGGTTAATGAAGGCTGTTGATAAATTTGACTATCGTAGGGGATATAAATTTTCCACTTATGCTACTTGGTGGATTAGGCAAGCTATTACTAGAGCTATAGCTGATCAAGCTAGAACCATACGTATTCCCGTGCATATGATTGAAACGATCAATAAAATTATTCGTACCTCTAGGCAGATGCTTAACGAGCTAGGTTATGAACCGACTCCGGCAGAAATTGCCGCTCGCCTTTCTATGCCAGTTGATAAAGTACGAAAAGTAATGAAAATAGCTAAAGAGCCAATTAGCTTAGAAAATCCAATAGGCGATGATGATGGTAGTTATCTTGGAGACTTTATTGAAGACAAAAATGCTGTATTACCGCTTGACGCAGCAATTCAATCGAATTTACGAGAGGTCACAACTAGAGTTTTAGCAACTCTTACTCCTCGTGAAGAAAGAGTTCTAAGAATGAGATTTGGTATAGGAATGAGTACTGATCATACACTAGAAGAAGTTGGACAACAATTCAACGTTACTAGGGAACGTATTAGGCAAATAGAGTCCAAAGCACTACGCAAATTGAAGCATCCGACTAGATCTAAAAAACTTAGTAGTTTCCGGGGGGGATCTAGAAAGCAAAACAATTCTTCAGATTCTGCTTTTGGAGGATGA
- the dnaG gene encoding DNA primase, translating to MRIPLEFYELLRTRINLSDVVRQKVVLTKKSGNYSGLCPFHVEKSPSFTVNDAKKFYYCFGCAVHGDVIKFVSNFSGLSYKEAAIKLANDYGIELPKLTAAQQKLYEESDELFDILEMAERFFTSQLSQEVCSYLHDRGISKEAIKEFSIGFAPPAKALQKFFEKKSISLKKLQKAGLVGKRDDGTIYEIFYNRIIFPIKNVYNKVVGFGGRVLSEGLPKYLNSPETILFQKNETLYGENNAISVAYKKNHSILVEGYLDVIALHQAGFKEAMASLGTSVTENHLQKLWRAGDEIVLCLDGDIAGIKATHRVINLVLPLINGNKKISFVVLPSGSDPDDIINKDGVGSFTQIFDKRINLSEMIWRSEYEGKIFSTPEDKAILEKNLGDYCKQIKDKLLSNNYYRYFKDQIWQNLIKRQNKVTITSSNITSTTPNYSEIEILEQTFCIILVKFPEMTKKQEIKDFLLTLNFQNKMLEAFRDWYFAEIISNDILDQENIIGLAEKTGFYDTFSVLSKSNNLFLDLSFNKDDIDSDLLWQWLHKKHHLVLLKQEYTSIIQNGSDEELKKAILYREEILKISKEIYNLNESFTN from the coding sequence ATGAGAATTCCATTAGAATTTTATGAACTTCTTAGAACTCGGATTAATTTATCAGATGTTGTTAGACAAAAAGTAGTCTTAACTAAGAAATCTGGAAATTACTCGGGATTATGTCCTTTCCATGTTGAAAAATCTCCATCATTCACTGTAAACGACGCCAAGAAGTTTTATTATTGCTTTGGCTGTGCTGTTCACGGGGATGTTATAAAGTTTGTTTCCAACTTTAGCGGTTTATCTTATAAGGAAGCAGCCATTAAACTTGCTAATGATTATGGCATTGAATTGCCTAAATTAACAGCAGCACAACAGAAACTCTATGAAGAATCGGATGAACTATTTGATATCTTAGAGATGGCTGAAAGATTTTTTACATCACAATTGTCACAAGAAGTATGTAGCTACTTACATGACCGCGGTATTAGTAAAGAAGCAATTAAGGAATTCTCCATCGGTTTTGCTCCTCCAGCTAAAGCATTACAGAAATTTTTTGAAAAAAAATCAATATCTTTGAAAAAACTTCAAAAAGCAGGCTTAGTGGGCAAGCGAGATGATGGTACAATATATGAGATATTTTATAATCGGATAATCTTTCCGATTAAAAATGTTTATAATAAAGTAGTTGGTTTTGGGGGGCGAGTGCTTAGTGAGGGGTTACCTAAATATTTAAATTCTCCGGAAACCATATTATTTCAAAAAAATGAAACATTATATGGGGAGAATAATGCGATTAGTGTTGCCTATAAGAAAAATCATTCAATCTTAGTTGAAGGGTACTTGGATGTTATTGCCTTGCACCAAGCTGGTTTTAAAGAGGCAATGGCAAGTCTTGGTACTTCGGTTACAGAGAATCACCTACAAAAATTATGGCGTGCCGGAGATGAAATAGTACTCTGTTTAGATGGGGATATAGCAGGAATAAAAGCCACCCATCGGGTAATTAATCTAGTACTACCTCTGATAAATGGCAATAAGAAAATTTCCTTTGTGGTGTTACCTAGCGGAAGTGACCCTGATGATATTATAAATAAAGATGGTGTAGGAAGTTTTACACAAATTTTTGATAAAAGAATTAATCTATCTGAAATGATTTGGCGTTCTGAATATGAAGGTAAGATTTTCTCAACTCCAGAAGACAAAGCTATTTTGGAAAAAAATCTTGGAGATTATTGTAAACAAATAAAGGATAAACTACTTAGCAATAATTATTATCGATATTTTAAAGATCAGATATGGCAAAATTTAATTAAACGGCAAAATAAAGTAACTATAACAAGTTCAAATATTACATCTACCACTCCTAACTATTCAGAAATCGAAATATTAGAACAAACTTTTTGTATAATATTGGTTAAATTTCCTGAAATGACCAAAAAGCAAGAAATAAAGGATTTCTTATTAACGTTAAATTTCCAAAATAAAATGCTTGAAGCTTTTCGTGATTGGTATTTTGCAGAAATTATTAGCAACGATATATTAGATCAGGAAAATATTATTGGTTTGGCAGAAAAAACTGGATTTTATGACACTTTTTCAGTATTGTCAAAATCCAATAATCTATTTCTAGATTTGTCATTTAATAAGGATGATATCGATTCTGACTTACTTTGGCAATGGTTGCATAAAAAACATCACCTAGTGCTATTAAAACAAGAATATACCTCAATTATTCAAAATGGCTCAGATGAAGAGCTAAAAAAAGCTATATTATATCGAGAAGAAATTTTGAAAATCTCTAAAGAGATTTATAATCTAAACGAATCTTTTACTAATTGA
- a CDS encoding diacylglycerol/polyprenol kinase family protein, with protein sequence MQTKLFNFEIQRKTFHLYSLIIPLFYLFSSKLVVTTLLFLLIICVLYIDITRHYNLYVKKFTDKFLGKFMRPEEQSGLFRLSGSSFMVVGFFLTALLFSKGLAISSWLILIIADCLAALVGTKIGTPLKNGKSLEGSIAFLISAIFISILVYFFIGYHTSFTVIIISSIVATISEFYSKEVSINDNLLIPLSYCFSTIIFTFILSL encoded by the coding sequence ATGCAAACTAAACTCTTTAATTTTGAAATACAACGTAAAACTTTCCATTTATACAGCTTGATTATACCACTTTTTTATTTATTTTCATCTAAATTAGTTGTTACTACACTATTATTTCTACTTATAATATGTGTATTATATATAGATATTACAAGGCATTATAATTTATATGTTAAGAAATTTACAGATAAATTTCTTGGAAAGTTTATGAGACCTGAAGAACAGAGTGGTTTATTCAGACTAAGTGGTAGCAGTTTTATGGTGGTTGGGTTTTTCTTAACTGCTCTTTTATTTTCAAAAGGTTTAGCGATTTCATCTTGGCTTATATTGATAATAGCTGATTGTCTTGCTGCGTTAGTGGGTACAAAAATAGGTACGCCTCTAAAAAATGGCAAATCATTGGAAGGTTCCATTGCCTTTCTAATTTCTGCAATTTTTATTAGCATATTAGTGTATTTTTTCATCGGCTATCACACTAGTTTTACTGTTATCATAATTAGTTCTATAGTTGCTACTATTAGTGAATTCTACTCAAAAGAGGTATCAATAAACGATAATTTATTAATACCTCTTAGCTACTGTTTCTCTACAATCATATTCACCTTTATTTTAAGTTTATGA
- the greA gene encoding transcription elongation factor GreA, with translation MMADFPITHKGFDSLEKEIKHLKHIERPKVIEAIATARDFGDLSENAEYHAAREKQSFIEGRIVDLEDKIARAKIIDTSKLSGDTIKFGALVKLIDDETEEIVIYHIVGEYEADITKKRVSIVSPIAKALIGKGVGDIVEVTTPKGSKSYEVLEVSYQELVDI, from the coding sequence ATTATGGCAGATTTTCCTATTACACATAAAGGGTTTGATAGTTTAGAAAAAGAAATTAAACATCTTAAACACATAGAACGACCAAAAGTAATTGAAGCTATAGCAACAGCTAGAGATTTTGGAGATTTATCTGAGAATGCAGAATACCATGCAGCACGGGAAAAACAAAGTTTTATTGAAGGTCGCATTGTGGATCTTGAAGATAAAATAGCAAGAGCTAAAATTATTGATACCTCAAAACTCTCCGGTGATACCATAAAATTTGGGGCGTTAGTTAAGTTGATCGATGATGAAACAGAGGAAATAGTTATATATCATATTGTTGGAGAGTATGAAGCAGATATAACCAAAAAGAGGGTATCCATAGTATCGCCAATTGCTAAGGCTCTCATCGGTAAAGGGGTTGGAGATATAGTAGAAGTAACTACTCCTAAAGGTTCAAAATCTTATGAGGTTTTAGAAGTATCCTATCAAGAATTAGTAGATATTTAA
- a CDS encoding IS110 family transposase, producing the protein MTTTYIGVDVSKKTLSIYMPATNKAFEVTNDQHGFTTILSTINKYYPVLSELIVVFEPTGGYEHNLREFLKINKLPFATVHPNKVRSYAKAKGWLAKTDNIDSKLLHDYATCFALPVNVTYDSNSQQQLHALLKRREQLLVFKNQEIARQDTEFNAVVILSLNQHIASLTEQLQEIDDSIKELISQAQEIKDKIDRLTSIPAVGIILASTVICEAPELGNITFRQLTS; encoded by the coding sequence ATGACAACAACTTATATTGGTGTGGACGTTAGTAAAAAAACTTTAAGTATCTATATGCCAGCTACCAACAAGGCTTTTGAAGTTACCAATGATCAACATGGCTTTACTACTATACTTAGCACTATTAATAAATACTATCCTGTCTTATCTGAGTTAATTGTTGTCTTTGAACCTACTGGTGGATATGAACATAATTTAAGAGAATTTTTAAAAATAAATAAATTGCCTTTTGCTACAGTACACCCTAATAAAGTGCGTAGTTATGCTAAAGCTAAAGGATGGCTTGCTAAAACTGATAATATCGATAGTAAATTGTTGCATGATTATGCAACGTGCTTTGCTTTACCAGTGAATGTTACTTATGATAGTAATAGCCAACAACAGTTACATGCTTTATTAAAAAGAAGAGAACAATTATTAGTATTTAAGAATCAAGAAATTGCTAGGCAGGATACTGAGTTTAATGCGGTCGTCATTTTATCTTTGAACCAGCATATTGCTAGTTTAACAGAACAATTACAAGAGATTGATGACAGTATTAAAGAATTAATTTCTCAAGCTCAAGAAATAAAGGATAAAATTGATCGGCTTACTTCTATTCCAGCAGTTGGCATTATTCTTGCTAGCACTGTAATATGTGAAGCACCGGAGCTTGGCAATATTACTTTTAGGCAGTTAACATCTTAG
- a CDS encoding transposase has protein sequence MTNILDLSAEEIAESYKKRWSIEVFFRFIKQNLQFKNFVSNNMNGMQVYLYCILIAAILFIIFKISNKLTRFKMVLLKFTLLIEKELIKDIVFFCGGNPNLVELKI, from the coding sequence TTGACTAACATATTAGATTTATCTGCAGAGGAGATTGCTGAATCCTATAAGAAACGCTGGTCTATAGAAGTTTTTTTTAGATTTATCAAACAAAATTTACAATTTAAGAATTTTGTCAGTAATAATATGAATGGAATGCAGGTATATTTATATTGCATTTTAATAGCAGCAATTTTGTTTATAATTTTTAAAATTAGTAATAAACTAACAAGATTTAAGATGGTGTTATTAAAGTTTACTTTGCTCATTGAGAAGGAACTTATTAAAGATATTGTATTTTTTTGTGGCGGTAATCCAAACTTGGTGGAACTGAAAATATGA
- a CDS encoding helix-turn-helix domain-containing protein — translation MANLQTKLSSLMVQKNINAVEIEKKTGLSRNTVYSILYGSSKNPSANNLQLIAKALDISLEALVVDNEISHEVLTIDQMKIFSKATSATINMLIERNLNFSFTNLTVLIKEVYEYALKKQSVDNTFIDWMIDKYHKP, via the coding sequence ATGGCAAATTTACAAACCAAACTTAGCTCATTAATGGTGCAAAAAAATATAAATGCTGTAGAGATAGAGAAAAAAACTGGATTAAGTAGAAATACTGTTTATAGCATTTTGTATGGTAGTTCAAAAAACCCTAGTGCTAATAATTTACAATTAATTGCAAAAGCCTTAGATATTAGCCTAGAAGCTCTTGTTGTTGATAACGAAATAAGCCATGAAGTGCTAACTATTGATCAAATGAAAATTTTTAGTAAAGCCACTAGTGCAACAATTAATATGTTAATTGAAAGAAACTTAAATTTTTCATTTACAAATCTTACAGTTCTAATAAAAGAAGTATATGAATATGCACTGAAAAAACAGTCTGTTGATAATACATTTATAGATTGGATGATTGATAAATATCACAAACCTTAA